The following coding sequences lie in one Pseudorca crassidens isolate mPseCra1 chromosome 2, mPseCra1.hap1, whole genome shotgun sequence genomic window:
- the HPDL gene encoding 4-hydroxyphenylpyruvate dioxygenase-like protein — protein sequence MAAPARRLCHIAFHAPAGLPLARDLQRLFGFQPLAVREADGWRQLALRSGDAVFLVNEGAGPAEPLYGLDPHHAVPSATNLCFDVADAGAAARALAALGCSVPVPPVSVRDEQGAATYAVISSPAGNLSLTLLDRTGFCGPFLPGFRPVPSAPGPGWVSHVDHLTLACTPSSSPKLMRWFHDCLGFHHLPLSPGEDPELGLEVAAESGPGGLRLTALRAPMGSAVPTLVLAESLLGVTSRQDQVEQFLARNGGPGLQHVGLYTPNIMKATEGVVGAGGQLLTPPEAYYQQPGKEKQILAAGLEPSLLARQGVLLDGDRGKFLLQVFTKSLFAEDTFFLELIQRQGATGFGQGNIRALWQSVQEQAARVQEA from the coding sequence ATGGCCGCGCCCGCCCGCCGTCTGTGCCATATCGCTTTCCACGCGCCGGCGGGGCTGCCCCTCGCCCGGGATCTGCAGCGCCTCTTCGGCTTCCAGCCCCTGGCGGTGCGGGAAGCAGACGGCTGGCGGCAGCTGGCTCTGCGGAGCGGCGACGCGGTCTTTTTGGTGAACGAGGGCGCGGGGCCCGCAGAGCCGCTGTACGGCCTGGACCCGCATCATGCGGTGCCCAGTGCCACGAACCTGTGCTTCGACGTGGCGGACGCGGGCGCCGCCGCCCGGGCGCTGGCGGCGCTCGGCTGCAGCGTGCCGGTGCCCCCTGTCAGCGTGCGGGATGAGCAGGGCGCCGCCACCTACGCCGTGATCAGCTCGCCGGCCGGCAACCTCAGCCTGACGCTGCTGGACCGCACTGGCTTCTGCgggccctttctgcccggctttAGGCCTGTGCCCTCCGCACCTGGCCCGGGCTGGGTCAGCCACGTGGACCACCTGACCTTGGCCTGCACCCCCAGCAGCTCCCCAAAACTGATGCGCTGGTTCCACGACTGTCTAGGCTTTCACCACCTGCCGCTGAGCCCAGGTGAGGATCCGGAGCTGGGCCTGGAGGTGGCAGCAGAGTCCGGGCCCGGGGGACTGAGGCTCACCGCCCTGCGGGCCCCTATGGGTAGTGCTGTCCCTACCCTCGTGCTGGCCGAGTCCCTGCTGGGGGTCACCAGCCGACAGGACCAGGTGGAGCAGTTCCTGGCCCGGAACGGGGGACCTGGACTGCAGCACGTGGGGTTATACACACCAAATATCATGAAAGCCACTGAGGGTGTGGTAGGGGCCGGGGGTCAGCTCCTGACTCCTCCTGAGGCCTACTACCAGCAGCCAGGCAAGGAGAAGCAGATCCTGGCTGCAGGGCTAGAGCCTAGCCTGCTGGCCCGACAGGGGGTCTTGCTAGATGGTGACAGAGGCAAGTTTCTGCTTCAGGTCTTCACCAAGTCGCTCTTTGCAGAGGACACTTTCTTCCTGGAGCTGATTCAGAGGCAGGGGGCCACTGGATTTGGCCAGGGCAACATTCGGGCCCTGTGGCAGTCCGTGCAGGAGCAAGCTGCCAGGGTCCAGGAAGCCTGA